The following proteins come from a genomic window of Chloroflexota bacterium:
- the rodA gene encoding rod shape-determining protein RodA yields MLDRRIWRNFDPLLLLTAMVLMFIGVAMIHSATAQLDSEAGLWEQAAVRQAIYGFAGLVILFLVAGFNYRYLASMHWLLYVGMLVTLAALFVVGHTSFGATSWFHLSLFPIQPSELSKIVVVIFLAKYLSDHQEHMTSIVPVLVSLLFVAAPIGLIYLQPDLGTAVVILAIWFGVVFAAGLRPAHIAVFAAISAVSAPAIWASMKGYMRERILVFLNPASDVSGISYNVQQALISVGSGGLLGKGYGQGTQSQLYFLRVRHTDFIFSVLAEEFGFMGAILLLTLFAVLLWRILRAASLAQDAFGRLIAVGVATMIFFQAVVNIAVNVNLLPVTGLPLPFVSYGGSALTTMLIGVGLVENVVMRYRKLDFA; encoded by the coding sequence ATGTTAGATCGACGCATCTGGCGAAACTTCGACCCTCTGCTTTTGCTGACAGCAATGGTCTTGATGTTCATTGGCGTGGCGATGATCCACAGCGCCACTGCCCAACTCGATAGCGAGGCCGGGCTGTGGGAGCAGGCTGCAGTACGGCAGGCTATCTACGGGTTTGCTGGGCTGGTGATATTGTTTCTTGTGGCTGGATTTAATTATCGCTACCTGGCAAGTATGCACTGGCTGTTGTATGTGGGGATGTTAGTAACGCTGGCCGCGCTTTTCGTCGTTGGTCACACTTCCTTTGGCGCAACCAGTTGGTTTCACCTCAGCCTTTTTCCTATTCAGCCGTCGGAACTATCCAAAATCGTAGTCGTTATTTTCCTGGCGAAATATTTGTCTGATCACCAAGAACACATGACCTCCATTGTCCCTGTACTTGTGTCGCTCCTGTTCGTTGCTGCACCTATAGGGCTTATTTACCTCCAGCCTGACTTAGGAACCGCTGTGGTAATATTAGCCATCTGGTTCGGGGTGGTTTTCGCGGCCGGGCTACGTCCTGCACATATAGCCGTTTTTGCAGCCATCAGCGCCGTGAGCGCACCGGCTATCTGGGCCTCAATGAAAGGTTATATGCGAGAGCGTATCCTCGTGTTTTTGAACCCGGCCAGTGATGTTTCCGGCATCAGTTACAATGTGCAGCAGGCACTGATCAGCGTCGGGTCCGGGGGATTGTTAGGCAAGGGCTATGGACAGGGCACGCAGAGCCAACTTTACTTCCTGCGCGTACGTCACACGGACTTCATTTTTTCCGTTCTGGCAGAAGAATTCGGTTTCATGGGTGCGATACTACTCCTGACCCTCTTCGCGGTGCTTCTATGGCGTATCCTCCGCGCAGCAAGCCTGGCCCAGGACGCCTTCGGCCGGCTGATTGCCGTCGGGGTCGCAACCATGATCTTTTTCCAGGCAGTGGTCAATATTGCCGTGAACGTGAACCTGCTCCCTGTGACTGGGCTACCTTTGCCTTTCGTCAGTTACGGTGGTAGTGCCCTTACCACCATGCTCATTGGGGTTGGCTTGGTAGAAAACGTGGTCATGCGTTACCGGAAGTTGGACTTCGCGTGA
- the minE gene encoding cell division topological specificity factor MinE, translating to MSFLNRILGRGEPSSKEIAKERLRLVLSYDRTDISPRVMEILKTEIIAVISKHVPVDREGIKIQLSHSRGHSRLMATIPLIPRRDFPSYGPDDA from the coding sequence ATGAGCTTCTTGAACCGAATACTGGGCAGGGGAGAGCCGTCGAGCAAAGAGATAGCCAAAGAGCGCCTTCGTTTGGTACTTAGTTATGACCGCACGGACATCTCGCCACGGGTGATGGAAATACTGAAAACGGAGATCATCGCTGTGATTTCGAAACATGTACCTGTGGATCGTGAAGGCATCAAGATCCAGTTATCTCACTCTCGCGGACACAGCCGGTTAATGGCCACGATTCCCCTTATCCCACGACGTGATTTCCCTAGTTACGGCCCTGATGACGCTTAG
- the minD gene encoding septum site-determining protein MinD, translated as MPGRVITITSGKGGVGKTTATANIGVALALNGQRVIAVDADIGLRNLDVVMGLENRIVYTIVDVVEGRCRLKQALIRDKKISELSLLPAAQSRDKTAVSPDDMARLCAELRELADFVLIDSPAGIERGFRNAIAGADEVLVVTTPEVSAVRDADRIIGLLESSGKGPGRLIINRIKPAMVKRGDMLDTTDVIEILAIELIGVIPEDEGVIVSTNRGVPIAHEQNSPASKAFHDVAHRLLGETVPFPDLTEEPVSLLSRLKRLIGA; from the coding sequence ATGCCAGGTAGGGTCATTACAATCACATCGGGAAAAGGAGGTGTCGGTAAGACGACGGCTACTGCCAATATCGGCGTGGCTTTGGCTCTGAACGGGCAGCGGGTCATTGCCGTGGATGCGGACATTGGGTTGCGCAATTTAGATGTGGTGATGGGACTAGAGAACCGCATCGTCTACACTATCGTGGACGTGGTAGAGGGCCGCTGTAGGCTGAAACAGGCTTTGATCCGCGATAAGAAAATTTCTGAATTGAGCCTTTTGCCCGCTGCTCAAAGCCGCGACAAGACTGCTGTCAGCCCAGACGACATGGCCCGTTTATGTGCGGAATTGCGGGAGTTGGCCGACTTTGTGCTGATTGACTCTCCCGCAGGCATTGAACGGGGCTTCCGCAATGCAATCGCGGGAGCCGATGAGGTACTTGTGGTCACCACGCCCGAGGTATCGGCAGTGCGCGACGCAGACCGCATTATCGGTCTTCTGGAGTCGTCTGGTAAAGGACCTGGCAGGTTAATCATCAACCGCATCAAGCCGGCCATGGTGAAACGAGGCGACATGCTCGATACGACGGACGTGATTGAGATATTGGCCATTGAGTTGATCGGCGTCATACCCGAAGATGAAGGGGTCATCGTATCCACGAACCGTGGTGTGCCAATTGCCCACGAGCAGAATTCGCCTGCCAGTAAAGCGTTCCACGACGTTGCCCATAGGCTGTTAGGCGAGACCGTGCCTTTTCCAGACCTTACAGAGGAACCAGTTAGCCTCTTGTCCCGCTTGAAGCGTCTGATAGGAGCATAA